One Chryseobacterium sp. StRB126 genomic region harbors:
- a CDS encoding DUF6496 domain-containing protein → MSKTKYSDKAQDKVGKVMHEFKEGKLKSSSGKKVTDRKQAIAIGISEAREEGLKVPPKKKSK, encoded by the coding sequence ATGAGCAAAACCAAATATTCCGATAAAGCTCAGGACAAAGTAGGAAAAGTAATGCACGAATTCAAGGAAGGAAAACTGAAGTCTTCTTCCGGGAAAAAAGTGACAGACAGAAAACAAGCCATAGCTATTGGTATTTCTGAAGCAAGAGAAGAAGGCCTGAAAGTGCCGCCGAAAAAGAAAAGTAAATAA